From the genome of Pogona vitticeps strain Pit_001003342236 chromosome 10, PviZW2.1, whole genome shotgun sequence, one region includes:
- the UQCRFS1 gene encoding cytochrome b-c1 complex subunit Rieske, mitochondrial: MLSVVARSGPLAPYLSAVSHAVSSPLKPLTKPLALTKPVVLDRKGPVFGQAARGGLVVTCSMKAPASVRYVHNDVVVPDFSAYRRESAKDFNISSQESSDSRRAFSYFITAATCVGTAYVAKNVIVQFLSTVGAAADVLVVGQMEIKLSGIEEGMNVTFKWRGKPVFVRHRTQKEIEREANVPLSELRDPQHDLDRVKKPEWLVMIGVCTHLGCVPIPNAGDFGGYFCPCHGSHYDGSGRIRKGPAPSNLEIPEYQFISDDVILLG; encoded by the exons ATGTTGTCCGTGGTTGCCCGTTCGGGCCCTTTGGCCCCTTACCTGTCGGCGGTGAGCCACGCCGTGTCGAGCCCGCTGAAGCCCTTGACGAAGCCCTTGGCGCTGACCAAGCCTGTCGTCCTCGACCGGAAAGGGCCGGTGTTCGGccaggcggcgcggggaggcctCGTCGTCACCTGCAGCATGAAAG CACCTGCTAGTGTTCGTTATGTCCACAATGATGTCGTTGTTCCTGACTTCTCTGCATACCGTCGTGAAAGTGCCAAAGACTTTAATATATCGTCCCAAGAGAGCAGCGATTCTAGAAGAGCATTCTCCTACTTCATCACAGCAGCAACTTGTGTGGGCACAGCTTACGTTGCTAAGAATGTTATTGTTCAGTTCCTTTCCACCGTGGGTGCTGCCGCTGATGTGCTGGTGGTAGGGCAGATGGAGATCAAGCTGTCTGGCATTGAAGAAGGCATGAATGTAACTttcaagtggagaggaaagcccGTCTTTGTGCGTCACAGAACCCAAAAGGAAATTGAGAGAGAAGCTAATGTACCTTTGTCTGAATTAAGAGACCCACAGCATGACTTAGATAGAGTAAAGAAACCTGAATGGCTTGTAATGATAGGCGTATGCACGCATCTTGGTTGTGTACCCATTCCAAATGCTGGAGATTTTGGTGGCTATTTCTGTCCTTGCCATGGATCACACTATGATGGATCTGGCAGAATCCGTAAAGGTCCAGCTCCGTCAAACCTTGAGATTCCAGAGTACCAGTTTATTTCAGATGATGTAATTCTTTTGGGTTAA